TTTTGGGTCTTCACCCGTGTCTGACCCACCATCTGAATCGTCAATTGGCAGTGGGGGATCAGCGAGATCCAAATTTTCAGGCGGTTCAACGGGTGGGACATCCAATACCCGTCTCCGCGCAGGCGTATTGGCATAAACATCGAGCGTGCCCGAGGGTGCGTGAATAATGGTCACACCTTGCTTGCGCGCACTTTGCACAACGGCGTTCATGCGGGGGATCATTGCCTCCAAGCGCTCGACCGCACCGCGACACCAGTGGTTGTTCCACACATCGCATAATAACAGGACTGTTTGCTCGGGAGGCCAATAGACGCGTTCTGTTATTGTTTCCCAAACTGTGTGTTCACTGTCGTCCCACAATAAGGTCTGATGCTGCACGGTTAGATTCATGGTGCCCTCCATATCAAAGATCAGGTTTCC
This genomic window from Gemmatimonadota bacterium contains:
- a CDS encoding isochorismatase family protein, which encodes GNLIFDMEGTMNLTVQHQTLLWDDSEHTVWETITERVYWPPEQTVLLLCDVWNNHWCRGAVERLEAMIPRMNAVVQSARKQGVTIIHAPSGTLDVYANTPARRRVLDVPPVEPPENLDLADPPLPIDDSDGGSDTGEDPKKINTQVWTRQHAGIDIDQERDIISDQGQEIYSYMQHREIDKMLIMGVHTNMCVLHRTFAIKQMTRWGIQVALIRDLTDAMYNPAKPPYVSHEAGTQLVISFIEKFWCPTILSNDLL